A genomic region of Papaver somniferum cultivar HN1 chromosome 7, ASM357369v1, whole genome shotgun sequence contains the following coding sequences:
- the LOC113296083 gene encoding FBD-associated F-box protein At5g22730-like: MELLIDYAVDPNFDIQINAPKLQSFKYSRILAKDFVLPKFLTLLDAEIVLACPAGCRERGELGHLATKLFSSLSYVKHLTIFDCSLKRLSYQDHFQKKMPTFHNLIHLEVTSARLYFGLGCRDEGNLPCWVVGILLDFLHISPNLESLIFAEGLCRYASTNSNEWSLSPIPQCLLRSLKSIEFQGVWGKQVEKDLIRLFLKNAKVLQKGRRYSRDLKSIAFSFLLQQQDTHMEFEKRPEKPVLEPSCSRSLPWFVRPTSSWSEFDFLVFCCGL; this comes from the exons ATGGAG ttgttgattgattatGCAGTAGATCCAAACTTCGATATCCAGATTAATGCTCCAAAGTTACAATCATTCAAATACTCTAGAATTCTTGCGAAGGATTTTGTTCTGCCTAAATTTTTAACATTGCTTGATGCAGAAATTGTCCTTGCATGTCCAGCAGGTTGTAGGGAAAGGGGTGAACTTGGTCATCTTGCAACGAAGCTTTTCAGTAGTCTTTCTTATGTGAAACATCTAACTATATTTGATTGTAGCTTAAAGCGTCTTTCCTATCAAGATCATTTCCAAAAGAAAATGCCTACATTTCATAATTTAATCCATTTGGAAGTCACGAGTGCAAGATTATATTTTGGATTAGGATGTCGGGATGAGGGTAATCTACCATGCTGGGTTGTTGGAATACTACTTGACTTTCTTCATATCTCGCCTAATCTGGAGTCACTAATTTTTGCTGAAGGATTGTGCAGATATGCTTCTACCAATAGTAATGAATGGTCACTAAGTCCAATTCCTCAGTGTTTGTTGCGAAGCCTCAAGTCGATTGAATTTCAAGGGGTTTGGGGGAAGCAAGTCGAGAAGGATTTGATAAGATTGTTTCTGAAGAATGCAAAAGTTTTGCAGAAG GGAAGGAGATATAGTAGAGATTTGAAATCAATAGCTTTCTCATTCCTCCTTCAGCAGCAAGACACCCACATGGAGTTTGAGAAAAGGCCTGAGAAACCAGTTCTTGAACCAAGTTGTTCTCGCAGCTTACCGTGGTTTGTACGGCCAACCAGTTCTTGGTCAGAGTTTGATTTCTTAGTCTTTTGTTGTGGTCTTTAG